In Pedobacter sp. WC2423, the following are encoded in one genomic region:
- a CDS encoding phosphoribosyltransferase family protein encodes MADSQLLILDKKQIQQKINRIAYQILEDNLNEKEIVLAGIWDRGYKLALRLKTVLQEISDLTVTMLRIDLEKENSCLKATTDLEPAKVKNKVIILVDDVLNSGKTLAYGFGVFLNTPHKKIRTVVLVDRSHKIYPVATDFVGLQMATVLKEHVDVVLDVAGQEDGVYLS; translated from the coding sequence ATGGCCGATTCACAATTACTTATTCTGGATAAAAAACAGATTCAGCAGAAAATTAACCGTATAGCTTATCAGATCCTGGAGGACAATTTAAACGAGAAGGAAATTGTACTTGCAGGCATATGGGACAGAGGCTATAAACTTGCCCTCAGACTAAAGACAGTTTTGCAGGAAATCTCTGACCTGACTGTCACTATGCTTAGAATTGACCTGGAAAAAGAGAACAGCTGCCTGAAAGCAACAACTGATCTGGAACCAGCTAAAGTGAAAAATAAAGTGATCATCCTGGTTGATGATGTGTTAAATAGCGGTAAAACCCTGGCCTATGGATTTGGTGTATTCCTGAATACCCCGCACAAAAAGATCCGTACCGTAGTGCTGGTAGACAGAAGTCATAAAATATACCCTGTAGCGACAGATTTTGTAGGTTTGCAGATGGCTACTGTGTTAAAAGAGCATGTAGATGTAGTTCTTGATGTAGCAGGGCAGGAGGATGGTGTTTATTTAAGCTAG
- the map gene encoding type I methionyl aminopeptidase, with product MSITSADELLGMQRVSDAVANTLRQMREFAQPGMSTKELDEFGGKILAGYGADSAPKLTYGFPGWTCISINNEAAHGIPSEEKILANGDLINIDVSAELDGFWADNGGSFVLGEDINNHQPLVDASRDILYKAISKIKGGVKIADIGRLIETEARKHGFTVIRNLAGHGVGRSLHEAPDCILNCYDKYNTQRFKKNSTVAIETFIATTSSMAIEQADGWTLKGNKGGFVAQHEHTILVTDGVPEILTSANKI from the coding sequence ATGTCAATCACATCAGCAGATGAATTATTAGGAATGCAACGGGTAAGTGATGCGGTTGCAAATACACTCAGACAAATGCGTGAATTCGCTCAGCCAGGGATGTCAACCAAAGAGCTGGATGAATTCGGAGGAAAAATATTAGCTGGTTATGGTGCAGATTCAGCTCCAAAATTAACTTATGGATTTCCGGGATGGACCTGTATCAGTATTAATAATGAGGCTGCTCATGGTATTCCATCGGAAGAAAAAATACTTGCGAATGGTGATCTGATCAATATAGATGTATCTGCCGAACTTGATGGCTTCTGGGCCGACAATGGTGGCTCTTTTGTATTGGGAGAAGATATAAATAATCATCAGCCGTTAGTAGATGCTTCGAGAGATATCCTTTACAAAGCAATCAGCAAAATTAAGGGTGGTGTTAAGATTGCCGATATTGGCAGGTTAATAGAAACTGAAGCGAGGAAACATGGTTTTACTGTGATCCGTAATTTAGCTGGTCATGGGGTTGGACGCAGTCTGCATGAAGCTCCTGATTGTATTTTGAACTGCTACGATAAATACAATACGCAAAGATTTAAGAAAAATTCAACGGTTGCCATAGAAACTTTTATCGCTACAACTTCAAGCATGGCCATTGAACAGGCTGATGGCTGGACATTGAAAGGAAATAAAGGTGGCTTTGTAGCACAGCATGAGCATACGATATTAGTAACAGACGGAGTTCCTGAAATTCTGACCAGCGCCAATAAAATATAA
- the pheS gene encoding phenylalanine--tRNA ligase subunit alpha, translating to MLQAKITEYTTEINAFSTENADELEQFRIKFLGTKGIIKDIFDEFKAVSPEEKRTLGKVLNEFKQLAEAKYQTLKEQDAAELTRKDAGLDLTLPGAGFEVGARHPLALVRREIVDIFSRLGFVVAEGPEIEDDWHNFSALNFPEEHPARDMQDTFFIKKGGEHGDIALRTHTSSVQVRMMEAGKPPFRALMPGRVYRNEAISARAHCFFHQVEGLYVDENVSFADLKQTLFYFVQELYGEGTQVRFRPSYFPFTEPSAEMDISCTICKGAGCQLCKYSGWVEILGCGMVDPNVLENCGIDSKKYSGFAFGMGIERIANLKFEIKDLRLFSENDQRFLKQFKTSLI from the coding sequence ATGTTGCAAGCTAAGATTACAGAATATACTACGGAAATAAATGCTTTTTCTACAGAAAACGCAGACGAATTAGAACAGTTCAGAATAAAATTCCTTGGAACAAAAGGAATTATTAAAGATATTTTTGATGAATTTAAGGCTGTTTCTCCTGAAGAGAAGAGAACGCTCGGAAAGGTACTAAACGAGTTCAAACAACTTGCAGAAGCAAAGTACCAGACACTTAAAGAACAGGACGCTGCAGAACTGACCAGAAAAGATGCTGGCTTGGATCTGACACTTCCTGGTGCAGGCTTTGAAGTTGGTGCCCGTCACCCGCTGGCCTTAGTCAGAAGAGAGATTGTTGATATTTTCAGCAGACTTGGATTTGTGGTGGCCGAGGGGCCTGAAATAGAAGATGACTGGCATAATTTTTCTGCCTTAAATTTTCCTGAAGAACACCCCGCAAGAGATATGCAGGATACCTTTTTTATCAAAAAAGGAGGAGAGCACGGAGATATCGCATTGAGAACACATACTTCTTCTGTACAGGTGAGAATGATGGAAGCTGGGAAACCGCCTTTCAGAGCATTAATGCCAGGTCGTGTTTACCGTAATGAAGCTATCTCTGCCAGAGCACATTGTTTCTTCCACCAGGTAGAAGGATTGTACGTAGATGAGAATGTATCATTCGCAGATTTAAAACAAACCCTGTTCTATTTTGTACAGGAATTATATGGGGAAGGTACTCAAGTACGTTTCCGCCCTTCTTATTTCCCTTTTACAGAACCTTCTGCGGAGATGGACATTTCTTGTACCATTTGTAAAGGAGCAGGCTGTCAATTGTGTAAATATAGCGGTTGGGTAGAGATATTGGGTTGTGGTATGGTAGATCCTAATGTATTGGAAAACTGTGGTATTGACAGTAAAAAATATAGCGGTTTCGCATTCGGTATGGGTATCGAACGTATTGCAAACTTAAAATTTGAGATCAAAGATTTACGCTTATTCTCAGAAAACGATCAGCGCTTCCTGAAACAATTTAAAACTTCGTTGATTTAA
- a CDS encoding glycosyltransferase family 2 protein → MLIISTIYIILVFLVLRFCVTLFNFLSNPKLGIYGRHFDDKVSVLIEAAPDTAGLLELLHTLKAQDYYNIEVIIQHHENAAQSAELINFCAADRRFNLRKQKNGAAEDEATGDYFLFLGTHTIICDGLINSLIYRAKVFNLTLLNIIPTQSISGLFNYCLLPLNNFVLLNLIPLRLIRLFSSPAFSAGTNQCMFFDAAIYKKYEWHRRLKGEIPEAMEIVKAVKQEKFKAETLLGNKLIYSYVSAHQNDLMQKTGQRLLRNFGNNSFVALLYLLLIIGGPLYILADYDYRLLILPVGLIFLSRIMISFLSGQNAIWNVLLHPVQMFFLVISLLQAISIRIFQPRKK, encoded by the coding sequence ATGCTTATAATCAGCACAATCTATATCATTCTTGTTTTCCTTGTCCTTCGGTTCTGTGTAACCTTATTTAATTTCCTGTCTAACCCTAAACTTGGAATTTACGGCAGGCATTTCGATGACAAGGTGTCGGTATTGATTGAGGCTGCACCCGATACCGCAGGTTTGCTGGAACTGCTCCATACACTTAAAGCACAAGACTATTACAACATCGAAGTCATTATCCAGCACCATGAAAATGCAGCTCAATCTGCAGAACTCATCAATTTCTGTGCAGCAGACCGTCGCTTTAACCTCAGAAAGCAGAAAAACGGTGCAGCTGAAGATGAAGCCACCGGCGATTATTTCTTATTCTTAGGTACTCATACCATCATTTGTGATGGATTGATCAATAGTTTGATCTATCGGGCTAAAGTTTTTAACCTGACGCTGTTAAACATCATTCCTACCCAATCTATTAGCGGGCTCTTCAATTACTGTTTGCTGCCGCTAAATAATTTTGTACTGCTGAATTTAATCCCACTAAGGCTCATCCGTCTCTTTTCCAGTCCTGCATTTTCCGCAGGAACAAACCAATGCATGTTTTTTGATGCCGCTATCTATAAAAAATACGAATGGCACCGCCGGCTAAAAGGGGAGATACCCGAAGCCATGGAAATTGTTAAGGCCGTTAAACAAGAGAAATTTAAAGCAGAAACTCTGCTTGGAAATAAATTGATCTATAGCTATGTGTCAGCACACCAAAACGATTTAATGCAGAAAACCGGTCAGCGTCTGCTAAGGAATTTCGGAAATAATAGCTTCGTAGCCCTTTTATACCTGCTATTGATCATAGGAGGCCCCCTTTATATCCTGGCCGATTATGACTATCGGTTACTGATCCTTCCGGTCGGGCTTATTTTCCTGAGCAGGATTATGATTTCTTTTCTATCCGGACAAAACGCCATCTGGAATGTCTTACTTCATCCCGTCCAGATGTTTTTTCTTGTCATTTCTTTACTGCAGGCAATTTCGATCAGGATCTTTCAGCCACGCAAAAAATAA
- the rlmD gene encoding 23S rRNA (uracil(1939)-C(5))-methyltransferase RlmD encodes MSRNRKAGTVTILPNLSIIDIAEEGKGVAKADELVVFVDKAVPGDIVDVKIVKKKKNFAEAVIETLHTASDLRTDPFCEHFGTCGGCKWQHMQYDAQLHFKQKNVEAALQRLAKVDTSSMEPILGSAENKYYRNKLEYTFSNKRWLNAQDMTDRDDLEMNALGFHVPLRFDKILDIQHCYLQAEPSNTLRNEVRAYALKNDLSFYDLRNHEGSLRNLIIRTSSTGEVMVVVVFAYAEPAQVNGLMEHLKVNFPEITSLLYILNQKKNDTIFDQDVITYAGRDYIFEEMNGLKFKIGAKSFYQTNSLQAHELYKITKEFAGFKGDELVYDLYTGAGTIANFIAGSVKQVIGIEYVPTAIEDAKFNSELNGIENTVFYAGDMKDILTTDFITAHGKPDVVITDPPRAGMHTDVVERLLEMEAEKIVYVSCNAATQARDLALLKEKYEVSRIKPVDMFPHTQHVENVVLLNLIK; translated from the coding sequence ATGAGTAGAAATAGAAAAGCTGGAACGGTTACCATCCTGCCCAATTTAAGTATAATTGATATTGCTGAAGAAGGCAAAGGAGTAGCCAAAGCAGATGAATTAGTTGTGTTTGTAGATAAAGCCGTACCAGGTGATATCGTTGATGTCAAAATCGTAAAAAAGAAAAAGAATTTTGCAGAAGCAGTCATTGAAACACTGCATACCGCTTCAGACCTGCGGACAGATCCATTTTGCGAGCATTTTGGTACTTGTGGAGGCTGTAAATGGCAACACATGCAATATGATGCACAACTGCACTTCAAACAAAAAAACGTTGAAGCAGCACTACAGCGTCTTGCAAAAGTAGATACTTCTTCAATGGAACCAATTTTAGGCTCTGCTGAAAACAAATATTACCGGAATAAGCTTGAATATACTTTCTCCAACAAACGCTGGTTAAATGCACAGGATATGACAGATCGTGACGATCTGGAAATGAATGCACTCGGTTTCCACGTTCCGTTACGTTTTGATAAAATTCTTGACATTCAGCACTGCTATCTGCAGGCAGAACCATCCAATACCTTAAGAAATGAAGTAAGAGCCTATGCCCTTAAAAATGACTTAAGCTTTTATGACCTCCGTAACCACGAAGGAAGCCTGAGAAACCTGATTATCCGTACCTCTTCTACAGGCGAAGTGATGGTTGTGGTTGTTTTTGCCTATGCAGAACCAGCGCAGGTGAACGGATTAATGGAGCACCTGAAAGTTAATTTCCCTGAAATAACTTCCCTGCTTTACATTCTTAATCAGAAAAAGAACGATACTATATTTGATCAGGATGTGATCACTTATGCAGGAAGAGACTATATCTTCGAAGAAATGAACGGCCTTAAATTTAAGATCGGAGCGAAATCATTTTACCAGACCAACTCACTGCAGGCACACGAACTTTATAAAATCACTAAAGAATTTGCAGGCTTTAAAGGCGATGAATTAGTTTATGACCTTTACACAGGAGCAGGAACAATCGCTAACTTTATTGCAGGCAGTGTAAAACAGGTTATCGGTATAGAATATGTACCAACAGCTATAGAAGATGCCAAATTCAACTCAGAATTGAATGGTATCGAAAACACTGTTTTCTATGCAGGTGACATGAAAGATATTCTGACTACAGACTTTATTACAGCACACGGTAAACCAGATGTGGTAATTACTGATCCGCCACGCGCAGGAATGCATACCGATGTAGTAGAAAGATTACTGGAAATGGAAGCAGAGAAAATTGTTTATGTAAGCTGTAACGCAGCCACACAGGCAAGAGATCTGGCTTTACTGAAAGAGAAATATGAAGTAAGCCGTATTAAACCGGTTGACATGTTCCCGCATACACAACACGTGGAGAACGTAGTTTTATTAAATCTGATCAAATAA
- a CDS encoding phenylalanyl-tRNA synthetase subunit alpha, whose amino-acid sequence MSKEVLEITILVEEKFDVSFNLDGGLLGIILKVFGIGS is encoded by the coding sequence ATGAGCAAAGAGGTTTTAGAAATTACCATTCTGGTAGAAGAGAAATTCGATGTCAGCTTTAACCTTGACGGAGGCCTTTTAGGAATTATCCTGAAGGTTTTCGGAATTGGGAGCTGA
- the kbl gene encoding glycine C-acetyltransferase — protein sequence MYKTLQPVLQQELEQIEKDGLYKRERVIITPQGADIKVSTGQEVVNFCANNYLGLSSDPRVTAAAKAAIDKYGYGMSSVRFICGTQDVHKELEQKLSEFLGTEDTILYAAAFDANGGVFEPLFNDQDAIISDELNHASIIDGVRLCKAKRFRYKHSDMADLEEQLKAAASCRHRIIVTDGAFSMDGTIAQLDKICDLADKYEALVMIDESHCSGFMGKTGRGTHEHCGVIDRIDIITGTLGKALGGASGGFTAGKKEIIDMLRQRSRPYLFSNTLAPAIAGASVAVLELLNESTALRDKLEHNTLYFRQKMTEAGFDIKEGIHPIVPVMLYDAKLAQEFAAKMLEEGIYVIGFYYPVVPQGKARIRVQLSAGHEQHHLDKAIAAFIKVGKELKVIS from the coding sequence ATGTATAAAACACTGCAACCTGTTCTTCAGCAGGAATTAGAACAAATAGAAAAAGACGGATTATACAAACGGGAAAGAGTAATCATCACTCCTCAGGGAGCCGATATCAAAGTAAGTACTGGTCAGGAAGTGGTGAATTTTTGCGCCAATAACTACCTGGGATTGTCTTCAGATCCAAGAGTAACTGCTGCTGCGAAAGCTGCAATTGATAAATATGGTTATGGAATGTCTTCTGTCCGCTTTATCTGTGGAACTCAGGATGTACATAAAGAATTAGAGCAAAAACTATCTGAATTCTTAGGTACTGAAGATACTATATTATATGCAGCAGCTTTTGATGCGAATGGAGGAGTCTTTGAACCTTTGTTTAACGATCAGGATGCGATTATCTCTGACGAACTGAATCACGCTTCTATTATTGACGGTGTGCGTTTATGTAAAGCAAAACGTTTCCGTTATAAACATAGTGATATGGCAGACCTGGAAGAGCAGTTAAAAGCAGCAGCTTCCTGCCGTCACCGTATTATCGTTACAGATGGTGCATTCTCGATGGATGGAACCATTGCACAATTAGATAAGATTTGTGATTTAGCAGATAAATATGAAGCGCTGGTGATGATTGATGAGTCTCACTGTTCCGGATTTATGGGGAAAACGGGAAGAGGAACTCATGAACACTGTGGCGTAATCGATAGAATAGATATTATTACAGGTACTTTAGGTAAAGCACTGGGTGGTGCTTCAGGAGGTTTTACAGCAGGGAAAAAAGAAATTATTGATATGCTCCGTCAGCGTTCAAGACCTTATTTATTCTCTAATACGCTGGCTCCTGCAATTGCAGGTGCTTCAGTTGCGGTATTGGAGCTGTTAAATGAAAGTACAGCACTAAGAGATAAATTAGAGCACAATACACTTTATTTCCGTCAGAAAATGACAGAAGCAGGGTTTGATATCAAAGAAGGTATTCACCCGATTGTGCCGGTAATGTTATATGATGCTAAACTTGCACAAGAATTTGCAGCAAAAATGCTGGAAGAAGGAATTTATGTAATTGGATTCTACTATCCTGTTGTTCCACAGGGTAAAGCGCGTATCAGAGTACAGCTTTCTGCCGGACATGAACAACACCATTTAGACAAAGCAATTGCTGCTTTTATTAAAGTAGGTAAAGAATTAAAAGTAATCTCTTAG
- a CDS encoding 4-hydroxy-3-methylbut-2-enyl diphosphate reductase, translating into MKYDLAVTIDKASGFCFGVVYAIEMAEDILAEEDYLYCLGDIVHNDEEVKRLTDKGLRIIDHEQLQQLRDEKVLIRAHGEAPSTYQLALENNLILIDASCPVVLKLQNRIKNSYDDKEQILIFGKHGHAEVIGLQGQTDGNAIVFQDLAELDHVDLPGKFTLYSQTTKSTDKFYHIKEQLLSRGYEVKANDTICRQVSNRYEDLENFVVNYDRIIFVSGKKSSNGKVLYDVCKKFNEHSYFISNIEELDLNWFSVNDKIGICGATSTPMWLMEKVKAKLESF; encoded by the coding sequence ATGAAATATGATTTAGCCGTTACGATAGATAAAGCCTCAGGATTTTGTTTCGGGGTAGTATATGCTATAGAAATGGCTGAAGATATTTTAGCTGAAGAAGACTACTTATACTGCCTTGGTGATATCGTACACAATGATGAAGAAGTAAAGCGCTTAACCGATAAAGGCCTGAGGATTATTGACCACGAACAATTACAGCAGCTACGCGATGAAAAAGTACTGATCAGAGCTCACGGAGAAGCGCCTTCTACCTATCAGCTGGCACTGGAAAATAACCTGATTTTAATTGATGCTTCCTGTCCGGTTGTTTTAAAACTGCAAAACAGGATTAAAAACTCCTATGACGATAAAGAGCAAATCTTAATCTTTGGAAAACACGGTCATGCAGAAGTGATCGGATTACAAGGGCAGACAGATGGTAACGCTATCGTTTTTCAGGATCTTGCAGAACTTGATCACGTAGATTTGCCCGGTAAATTTACCCTTTACAGTCAGACTACTAAAAGCACAGATAAATTCTATCACATCAAAGAGCAGTTATTAAGCCGCGGATATGAAGTGAAAGCAAACGATACGATTTGCAGGCAGGTTTCTAACCGTTATGAAGACCTGGAGAACTTTGTGGTCAACTATGACAGGATAATTTTTGTATCCGGTAAAAAATCATCTAACGGAAAAGTCCTTTATGATGTTTGTAAAAAATTCAATGAACACTCTTATTTCATCTCCAATATAGAAGAACTGGACCTGAACTGGTTTAGTGTAAACGATAAAATTGGTATTTGCGGAGCGACTTCTACACCAATGTGGCTGATGGAAAAAGTCAAAGCCAAACTGGAGTCTTTTTAG
- a CDS encoding TetR/AcrR family transcriptional regulator, translated as MEPEKIKESIIRAAKELFRKYGYHKTSVNEIAKKARIAKATIYKYFESKEQVLDAILMDYLDLNLHEILKNKAQFVDEEEHLKALVMKTCRLTYTVCNEFIGWDFVRENANSQEFLKHLSDQLESLLLSAYLGLDHFKNNPSRREGLAFLLKASKSIVFSFAFTSVSDSDVRKNFVSFQKEMLPFLVKAAL; from the coding sequence ATGGAACCAGAAAAAATTAAAGAGAGCATCATTAGAGCTGCCAAAGAACTATTCAGGAAATATGGTTATCATAAGACCAGCGTAAATGAGATTGCAAAAAAGGCAAGAATAGCCAAAGCAACCATTTATAAATATTTTGAAAGTAAGGAACAAGTATTAGATGCTATTCTGATGGATTATCTTGACCTTAATTTACATGAAATATTAAAAAACAAAGCACAGTTTGTTGACGAAGAAGAACACCTGAAGGCATTGGTTATGAAAACCTGCCGGCTTACCTATACCGTTTGCAACGAATTTATCGGGTGGGATTTTGTCAGGGAAAATGCCAATTCACAAGAATTCCTGAAACATCTTTCAGACCAGCTGGAATCCTTACTGCTTTCCGCCTACCTGGGCCTGGATCATTTCAAAAATAATCCATCCAGAAGAGAAGGGCTTGCATTTTTATTGAAAGCAAGTAAAAGTATAGTCTTCTCTTTCGCCTTTACCTCTGTAAGCGACTCAGATGTTCGTAAAAACTTTGTCAGCTTCCAAAAAGAAATGCTGCCCTTTCTGGTTAAGGCCGCGCTTTAG
- a CDS encoding head GIN domain-containing protein: MMKSNFLLKPTLLLLITASFSAFTLKAQDTKNIALSNVSGVSVHAGIDLFITQGNTESAKIVANRDFINEVVVENNGGNVKVTWKENHGSNFMKNKSAKVYITYKTLNSIAASSGSSLKTENTLKTGSLDAKVSSGASMTASIVCKDLQLKVSSGASSSFSGTASNLDVKASSGANVKALELKTDYANATASSGGDIEINVAKALETTSSSGGSINYKGGASLKNNSSRSGNVNRIN; encoded by the coding sequence ATGATGAAGTCGAATTTTTTACTCAAACCAACACTGCTTTTACTGATCACTGCTTCTTTCAGTGCATTTACTTTAAAAGCTCAGGATACTAAAAACATAGCTTTAAGTAATGTTTCAGGGGTAAGTGTCCATGCAGGAATTGACTTATTTATTACCCAGGGCAATACGGAATCTGCTAAAATTGTAGCCAACAGAGATTTTATCAACGAAGTCGTTGTAGAAAACAACGGGGGAAATGTAAAAGTGACCTGGAAAGAAAATCATGGTTCAAATTTCATGAAAAATAAAAGCGCTAAGGTCTACATCACTTATAAAACACTAAATAGCATTGCTGCAAGCAGCGGAAGCTCTTTAAAGACTGAAAACACTTTAAAAACTGGTTCGCTTGATGCTAAGGTTTCTTCGGGTGCAAGTATGACTGCAAGTATTGTTTGTAAAGATCTTCAGCTCAAAGTGAGCAGCGGGGCTTCCTCTTCTTTTTCCGGAACAGCGTCCAATCTGGATGTTAAAGCAAGTTCTGGCGCTAATGTGAAAGCTTTAGAGCTAAAAACTGACTATGCAAATGCTACGGCAAGTTCTGGTGGGGATATTGAAATCAATGTGGCAAAAGCATTGGAAACTACTTCAAGCAGTGGTGGTAGTATCAATTATAAAGGAGGGGCAAGTTTAAAAAACAACTCTTCCAGAAGTGGTAATGTGAACAGGATAAATTAA
- a CDS encoding bestrophin family protein: protein MIIRKKENWLRMLFIWKGSVLPQILFRLLLLLFISIVIVYFRGSFFNYKIQLNPGPFTLFGIALAIFFGFRNNVSYDRFWEGRKLWGSLLNTSRSLTRQAQTLVQTEDAKEVNTFVDLLISFTYALKHQLRHTDATNDIAEISGENLADKLKPAVYKPAMLIKEMGLWVKKQRLKGEFDSILTVSFDQNLSELSNILGGCERIASTPIPYTYKVLLHRTVYIYCFLLPFGFVDSLGWMMPVIVSFIAYTFVALEAVADELEDPFGSEPNDLALNSLCRVIENTLLELSDRDLKTPTPEKDYILN from the coding sequence ATGATCATCAGGAAAAAGGAAAACTGGCTAAGAATGCTTTTCATCTGGAAAGGATCTGTGTTACCTCAGATTCTCTTTCGATTGTTGCTTTTATTATTCATCTCCATTGTCATCGTCTATTTCCGGGGTTCATTTTTTAATTATAAAATACAGCTGAATCCAGGACCATTTACACTTTTTGGAATTGCACTGGCTATCTTCTTTGGTTTCAGAAACAATGTTAGTTACGATAGGTTTTGGGAAGGCAGGAAGCTGTGGGGATCCTTATTGAATACCTCACGCTCTCTAACGCGGCAAGCACAGACTCTTGTTCAAACAGAGGATGCTAAAGAGGTCAATACTTTTGTAGACCTGCTGATTTCATTTACTTACGCACTAAAGCATCAATTACGCCATACAGATGCTACAAATGATATTGCTGAAATATCAGGTGAAAATTTGGCGGATAAATTGAAACCCGCAGTTTATAAACCTGCTATGCTGATCAAAGAAATGGGGCTCTGGGTAAAAAAGCAGAGATTAAAAGGTGAGTTCGATTCCATTCTAACTGTTAGTTTCGATCAGAATTTAAGTGAATTGTCCAATATTTTAGGGGGATGCGAGCGAATAGCGAGTACACCGATCCCATATACTTACAAAGTACTGCTCCATCGTACTGTTTATATCTACTGTTTCTTATTGCCATTCGGTTTTGTAGATAGCTTAGGCTGGATGATGCCAGTTATAGTTTCTTTTATAGCTTATACTTTTGTTGCTTTAGAAGCTGTAGCAGATGAGCTGGAAGATCCCTTTGGATCAGAGCCAAATGATCTTGCGCTGAATTCACTTTGCAGGGTAATAGAAAATACTTTACTGGAACTTTCTGACCGTGACCTTAAAACACCAACTCCTGAAAAGGATTATATATTGAATTAA
- a CDS encoding XRE family transcriptional regulator, whose protein sequence is MTDNQRQHFGPRLKEIRLAKKMTLQEFYSPIAKHVNNFSPIENGSRMIGKRLSEDVIRYYHINESWLATGVGKIYSIDELLKETNNLNAEPEEGVPYINVNPSDFSSGELNFLKEKPEYYVNFRPFNDCDAYLPVYGDSMVPKYSSGEIIAIREVVNKDIIQWGEAYLIMADESANNITTVKLLFEHDTPGKIILRAANEAYKGDTILDKQAINRLFIVKGKITRNQL, encoded by the coding sequence ATGACTGATAATCAAAGACAACATTTCGGACCCAGATTGAAAGAAATCCGGTTAGCAAAGAAAATGACGCTTCAGGAATTCTATAGCCCGATAGCTAAACACGTAAACAACTTTTCGCCTATAGAAAATGGCTCGAGAATGATAGGTAAAAGGCTATCAGAAGATGTGATCAGGTATTATCATATCAATGAAAGCTGGCTGGCCACTGGTGTGGGAAAAATATATTCAATAGATGAGCTGCTCAAAGAGACAAACAATTTAAATGCGGAACCTGAGGAAGGTGTGCCTTATATTAATGTTAATCCTTCAGATTTCTCATCCGGAGAGCTTAACTTTTTAAAAGAAAAGCCGGAGTATTATGTAAATTTCCGCCCTTTTAATGATTGTGATGCCTATCTGCCTGTCTATGGTGACAGTATGGTCCCAAAATATTCAAGCGGAGAAATAATTGCCATCAGAGAAGTCGTCAACAAAGACATTATCCAATGGGGAGAAGCTTATTTAATTATGGCAGACGAAAGTGCGAACAACATTACTACTGTAAAATTGTTATTTGAGCATGATACACCAGGTAAGATTATACTGCGTGCAGCCAACGAGGCTTATAAAGGAGATACAATCCTGGATAAACAAGCGATTAACCGCTTATTCATTGTTAAAGGAAAAATCACCAGAAATCAGTTGTAA